In one Paramormyrops kingsleyae isolate MSU_618 chromosome 18, PKINGS_0.4, whole genome shotgun sequence genomic region, the following are encoded:
- the LOC111834672 gene encoding protein mono-ADP-ribosyltransferase PARP14-like isoform X2 — protein sequence MEDFLYPVEVEGEWGCPNQKVKTKLQIYFQSKKKSNGGDCVVEYNEVTGRFIVRFKSDEVRRKVLEKGDHETTIENKEVKLRVNSSVSSTQAEPPQTEGETSKLSVTETIQGRKHHIYQVPVNVYPFYTSIGTALYGKDRPRWKLPDPFTESIHPAVWKFLQKKNEIRTISKEMSKYFCEVHLDTSDVKLTPLPTLLKQKCLSVKHIDSWKKNATDAFQNIMTKYKTIECVVNNPVWTVAEKEISSLAKQDVILLHDQTKGVLTVAGLVQDVDRLKQVVEGIVHKVTNQIERATQIVSDELQVPPGMFYILQQDGLQQEASHYPEMTYAYKSDVKKLILSGLLFEVLPLKSWILEHRLKIKQKQVEIEPDILSFLSAVNSEEMSSHLFTSCGIAAVYGIDGSNVVLTGNSDKTLADAQRRLRDALTFQNIAIKDQAILSRTEWQILHKKLKDTYSSSKKNTVTIKLTAQDRITVSGFCKDVKEVCESLSDFINRYTRVQEVVQVQSTAVIKFIQERKIQTFKTFLTSKDAEVFFESKRPRIQLNGTQYSVQEVKSFFQKIVNTLHVDFLKIVKPGAKKYFLEKQDVFNAMILKDTNCMVVLQEDVIPEEMEEVGSVSTYCKVQMPNGLIITVAKADLCKYQADVVVNASNEGLQHIGGLALALLQAAGSQLQDVCDRYRSRNGDLKPGDAIITEAGQLPCQYVIHAVGPRFSDWDRSTAVRLLRRVVRQALNLVVAKGCRSVAIPAISSGIFGFPLDLCAETIAAVVHEHCVDHIPGSSSLNEIHLVNHDEKTAQAMTEAVKTVFAEQQEQLMLRPSKPVFLEDTSRTRSALGFNVQPFRKATRGEVLERMHTGEGLRIWFRRGNIQDAACFRRQFPDYKLTHRGQYRQHDELPQATGPSGPLQQSSSGFFSQISTPSLGVYMMRVGSLMLEVSSGDITKQNTDAIVNSSNESFTLKTGVSRAILMAAGFAVEDECKRLGSQPHKGYLLTQAGQLSCKNIIHIVGQTDPNKIKVVVYKVLQVCEEKQFGSVSFPAISTGAGGVSPSLVADAMINAVVDFEKMKKGQSLKSVKIVVFQAGMMADFHRSLKTKEGTVQPEEKSIFSRIKDTITSVFGGTSVPPDVEEDFTIVGEEFTPAIFHFCGESHEEVSKAKKYVQDLIMKEQMEHTIKDSCIGLFTQEDCRKLLDLQKKLTVSIHLEKRGADSVIQLEGLSRDVLTANDSIKEMMRKVESLDRRKCEAVLVGAMVEWQHDASGTFIPFDPFTNLILEQAFDNRCAKVEININNLEHMADLTSKEAFSGRQIVKLKRKEKKAAEGLPGDWDDMKGSELLEVPLGTSSTEYQQVEAEFRKTGLNYQIIKIVRIQNNSLWKSYEIRKAAVDKKNKHSNNERRLFHGTCATTISQINSQGFNRSYAGKNAAVIGNGTYFAVDPKYSASHTYSKPDAQGHKNMYWARVLVGDFTRGSAGLVAPPVKASGNVSDLYDSVVDHVSSPQIFVTFHDVQAYPEYLITFH from the exons ATGGAGGATTTTCTGTATCCAGTTGAAGTTGAAGGCGAGTGGGGTTGCCCAAATCAAAAAGTGAAGACCAAGCTTCAAATATACTTTCAAAGTAAGAAAAAATCTAACGGAGGAGACTGTGTGGTTGAATACAACGAGGTTACCGGAAGATTTATCGTCCGTTTCAAATCTGATGAGG TTAGGAGGAAAGTGCTAGAGAAAGGAGACCATGAAACTACGATAGAAAACAAGGAAGTGAAACTACGCGTTAATTCTTCGGTGAGCTCTACGCAAGCAGAGCCGCCTCAGACG gAAGGAGAGACCAGTAAGTTATCAG tcACAGAAACCATACAAGGAAGGAAGCATCACATTTATCAAGTCCCTGTAAATGTTTATCCCTTCTATACATCTATAGGAACAGCCCTATATGGAAAAGACAGACCAAGATGGAAGTTGCCTGATCCTTTTACTGAAAGTATTCATCCTGCTGTGTGGAAATTtctgcaaaagaaaaatgaaattaGAACCATCAGCAAAGAAATGAGTAAATACTTCTGTGAAGTGCACCTGGATACTTCTGATGTCAAACTCACTCCTTTGCCTACTTTGCTAAAACAGAAGTGTTTGTCAGTCAAGCACATAGACAGCTGGAAAAAGAATGCGACAGACGCATTCCAGAACATAATGACCAAGTACAAGACCATTGAATGTGTTGTGAATAACCCTGTGTGGACGGTGGCTGAAAAGGAAATTTCCTCGTTAGCAAAACAAGACGTCATCCTACTGCATGATCAGACCAAAGGGGTTCTGACAGTTGCAGGCTTAGTTCAAGATGTTGATCGGCTGAAGCAAGTGGTTGAGGGAATCGTGCACAAAGTCACCAATCAAATAGAGAGAGCGACTCAAATAGTCTCTGATGAGCTGCAGGTGCCCCCAGGCATGTTCTACATACTGCAGCAAGATGGCCTCCAGCAGGAAGCCAGTCATTACCCAGAGATGACTTATGCATACAAATCTGATGTCAAGAAACTGATTCTGTCTGGTTTACTTTTTGAAGTGCTTCCCTTGAAAAGTTGGATTTTAGAACATcgactgaaaataaaacagaagcaGGTGGAGATTGAACCTGATATTTTGAGTTTTCTCAGTGCTGTCAACAGTGAAGAGATGTCGTCTCACCTCTTTACCTCTTGCGGCATCGCTGCTGTTTACGGGATTGATGGTTCCAATGTGGTGCTGACTGGAAATTCTGACAAGACTCTGGCTGACGCTCAGCGACGACTGCGGGATGCTCTGACATTTCAGAATATTGCCATTAAGGACCAGGCTATCTTGAGCAGAACTGAGTGGCAGATATTACACAAAAAGTTAAAGGACACTTACAGCTCATCTAAGAAGAACACAGTGACCATAAAGCTTACAGCCCAAGATAGAATCACAGTGTCTGGATTTTGTAAAGATGTGAAAGAAGTCTGTGAAAGCCTGTCTGATTTTATCAACAGATATACACGCGTGCAAGAGGTTGTCCAAGTCCAATCTACTGCAGTCATAAAATTCATTCAAGAGAGGAAAATACAGACTTTTAAGACTTTTCTAACCTCTAAAGATGCTGAGGTCTTTTTTGAGTCAAAGAGACCCCGTATACAACTGAATGGAACACAGTACTCTGTCCAGGAAGTGAAGAGCTTCTTTCAAAAAATAGTAAACACTCTTCATGTAGATTTCCTGAAGATTGTCAAACCTGGAGCAAAGAAATATTTTCTGGAGAAACAAGATGTGTTCAATGCCATGATTCTGAAGGATACTAACTGCATGGTGGTGTTGCAGGAGGACGTGATACCGGAGGAAATGGAGGAAGTAGGCAGTGTGTCAACTTACTGTAAGGTACAGATGCCCAATGGATTGATTATCACAGTTGCCAAAGCTGACCTATGCAAGTATCAAGCTGATGTGGTTGTCAATGCCTCAAATGAAGGTCTGCAGCATATTGGGGGTCTGGCGTTGGCCCTCCTTCAGGCTGCCGGGTCACAGTTACAGGATGTCTGTGATCGCTACAGAAGCAGGAATGGAGATCTTAAACCTGGCGATGCCATCATCACAGAAGCGGGCCAACTTCCCTGTCAGTATGTTATCCATGCAGTTGGGCCCAGGTTCTCTGACTGGGACAGAAGCACCGCTGTGCGGCTTCTCAGGCGTGTTGTCAGGCAGGCTCTGAATCTGGTCGTGGCAAAGGGGTGCCGCTCTGTAGCCATCCCAGCTATCAGCTCTGGTATTTTTGGATTCCCACTGGATCTCTGCGCAGAGACCATTGCAGCAGTGGTCCATGAGCACTGTGTGGACCACATCCCAGGGAGTAGCTCTCTGAATGAGATTCACCTAGTGAACCATGATGAAAAGACTGCGCAAGCCATGACTGAGGCTGTGAAGACAGTTTTTGCTGAGCAGCAAGAACAGCTGATGTTACGCCCAAGCAAGCCAGTTTTCTTGGAAGACACTAGCAGGACAAGGTCTGCTCTGGGATTCAATGTCCAGCCATTCAGAAAGGCTACGAGGGGTGAAGTGCTGGAGAGGATGCACACTGGAGAAGGTCTTAGAATCTGGTTTAGAAGAGGAAACATCCAAGATGCAGCA TGTTTCAGAAGACAGTTTCCAGACTATAAACTGACCCATAGGGGGCAGTACAGGCAGCATGATGAACTTCCACAGGCTACTGGTCCCTCTGGTCCTTTGCAACAGAGCTCCTCTG GATTCTTTAGCCAAATCTCTACACCATCCCTGGGTGTGTATATGATGCGTGTAGGAAGCCTGATGTTGGAGGTGTCCTCTGGAGACATCACCAAGCAGAACACGGACGCCATTGTCAACtcctctaatgaatcattcacTCTCAAAACAG GTGTTTCCAGAGCAATTCTGATGGCAGCTGGCTTTGCTGTGGAGGATGAATGTAAAAGGTTGG GTTCCCAGCCACACAAGGGTTATTTACTCACCCAGGCGGGACAGCTGTCCTGTAAAAACATAATTCACATTGTTGGGCAGACTGACCCCAATAAAATCAAGGTGGTGGTCTACAAGGTGCTTCAAGTGTGTGAAGAGAAGCAGTTTGGTTCAGTCTCTTTTCCAGCCATCAGCACTG GTGCTGGAGGAGTAAGCCCATCTCTGGTGGCAGATGCCATGATAAATGCCGTGGTAGACTTTGAGAAGATGAAGAAGGGACAGTCTCTGAAGAGTGTGAAGATCGTAGTTTTCCAAGCAGGGATGATGGCCGACTTTCACAGGAGCCTGAAGACAAAAGAAGGCACAGTTCAGCCAGAGGAGAAGAGTATATTCTCAAGAATAAAAG ACACAATTACTAGTGTGTTTGGAGGTACCAGTGTTCCACCTGATGTCGAAGAAGATTTCACCATAGTAGGAGAAGAGTTCACTCCAGCCATATTTCATTTTTGCGGAGAGAGCCACGAGGAGGTGTCCAAGGCCAAGAAGTATGTCCAGGACCTCATCATGAAAGAACAAATGGAACATACCATCAAGGACAGTTGTATCGGCTTATTCACTCAGGAGGACTGTCGGAAGCTTCTGGACCTGCAGAAGAAGTTGACAGTGAGCATTCATCTAGAGAAGCGAGGTGCTGACTCCGTCATCCAACTAGAGGGCCTCTCCAGAGATGTTTTGACAGCCAATGATAGTATTAAGGAAATGATGCGCAAGGTGGAGAGTTTGGACAGACGCAAATGTGAAGCGGTCCTTGTGGGTGCCATGGTGGAGTGGCAGCATGACGCTTCCGGAACATTCATTCCTTTTGACCCCTTCACCAACCTTATCCTTGAACAGGCCTTTGATAACCGTTGTGCTAAAGTTgaaataaacatcaataatttgGAACATATGGCTGATTTAACTTCTAAGGAAGCTTTCAGTGGAAGACAAATTGTCAAgctcaaaagaaaagaaaagaaag CTGCAGAAGGTCTTCCAGGTGATTGGGATGACATGAAGGGTTCTGAATTGCTTGAAGTGCCCCTGGGAACCAGCTCTACAGAATACCAACAAGTAGAGGCCGAATTTAGGAAGACTGGCCTAAACTACCAGATTATTAAG ATTGTAAGGATCCAGAATAATTCACTCTGGAAATCTTACGAGATCAGGAAGGCTGCTGTAGACAAGAAGAACAAACACAGCAATAATGAGAGACGGCTTTTCCATGGGACATGTGCAACTACCATCTCCCAGATCAATAGCCAGGGTTTCAATCGCAGTTATGCTGGCAAAAATG CTGCAGTGATAGGCAATGGGACTTACTTTGCAGTGGATCCCAAGTACTCAGCCAGCCACACCTACTCCAAGCCTGATGCCCAGGGGCACAAGAACATGTACTGGGCCAGAGTGCTGGTGGGGGACTTCACTCGGGGGTCGGCGGGTCTGGTTGCCCCCCCAGTCAAAGCTTCAGGGAATGTTTCTGATTTATATGACAGCGTTGTGGACCATGTCAGCAGCCCACAAATATTTGTCACATTTCATGATGTGCAGGCTTACCCTGAATACCTGATTACCTTCCACTAA